In Phocoena phocoena chromosome 8, mPhoPho1.1, whole genome shotgun sequence, the following are encoded in one genomic region:
- the RPL27A gene encoding large ribosomal subunit protein uL15, producing MHHHRINFDKYHPGYFGKVGMRHYHLKRNQSFCPTVNLDKLWTLVSEQTRVNAAKNKTGAAPIIDVVRSGYYKVLGKGKLPKQPVIVKAKFFSRRAEEKIKGVGGACVLVA from the exons ATGCATCACCACAGGATCAACTTCGACAAATA TCACCCAGGATACTTTGGGAAAGTTGGTATGAGGCATTACCACTTAAAGAGGAACCAGAGCTTCTGCCCAACTGTCAACCTTGATAAATTGTGGACCTTGGTCAGTGAGCAGACACGGGTAAATGCTGCCAAGAACAAGACTGGAGCTGCTCCTATCATTGATGTGGTGCGATCG GGTTACTACAAAGttctggggaagggaaagctCCCAAAGCAGCCTGTCATCGTGAAGGCCAAATTCTTCAGCAGAAGAGCTGAGGAGAAGATTAAGGGTGTCGGTGGGGCTTGTGTCCTGGTAGCTTGA